In Achromobacter pestifer, the DNA window TTCATCAGCGTCAGGCCGGGCGCGCGCATGTTCAGGATGGTGACGATGATGTTGATCGCGCCCATGATGGACGAGGCGCCCATGATGTGCAGCGCGAAGATCGCCAGGTCCATGCCCGGGCCCATCTGCAGCGACAGCGGCGCGTACAGCGTCCAGCCGGCCGCGGTGGCGCCGCCAGGCACGAAGAACGACGCGGTCAGCATGATCGCGGCCACCGGCAGCAGCCAGAAGCTGAAGTTGTTCATGCGGGCGAACGCCATGTCGGAAGCGCCGATCTGCATCGGGATCATCCAGTTGGCGAAGCCCACGAAGGCCGGCATGACCGCGCCGAACACCATGACGAGGCCGTGCATGGTGGTGAACTGGTTGAAGAGTTCAGGGCGGAAGAACTGCAGGCCCGGCTCGAAGAGCTCGGTGCGCAGCAGCAGCGCCAGCGTGCCGCCTTCCAGCAGCATGACGAACGAGAAGATGAGGTACATCGTCCCGATGTCTTTATGGTTCGTGGCGAAAAGCCAGCGGCGCCAGCCGGTGGGGATGGCGTGGTGGTGGTCATCGTGACCGTGGCCGTGGCCCGGCGACACGTGGTCTACAGTGACGCTGCTCATGATGGACTCCTTCCTGCTGAGTGCCGGGCCCGATCGACGGGGCCGGCAGGGTATCTCTAACTAAACGGAACCGGTTCTACGAGAGTGTGGCAAGGCGCGCGCAATCAGCGCGCAGCCGCCACGTCCTTCGGTAGAACCGTCGGGTCCTGCCCCTTGCCTGCATTGCTCCAGGCATGGCGCGTATAGCTGATGACCGCTGCGATTTCGACATCGTTGAGCTGCCCGCCGAATGCCGCCATCGCGGTGCCGGGCTTGCCCTTCAGCACGGTGTTGATCTGTTCCGCCTTGGGGCCCAGAACAACCTTGTCTCCGTCGAGCGGGGGGAAACTGCCCGGGATGCCCTTGCCGTTGGCCTGGTGACAGGCAACGCAATTCGCCGCGAAAACCTTTTCGCCGCGGGCAACCAGTTCGGCTTCCGTCCACTCTTTATTGGGATCGTCGGCGTTTGCCGCCATCTTCTTCTTTTGGTCTTCAACCCACTTGTCGTAGTCGGCTTGCGCCATGACTTCCACGACGATGGGCATGAATGCGTGATCCTTGCCGCACAGTTCCGCGCACTGGCCGCGGTAGATCCCGGGCTTGTCGGCGTTGAACCAGGTGTCGCGCAGGAAGCCGGGGATGGCATCCTGCTTCACGCCGAAGTCGGGAATCATCCAGGAGTGGATGACGTCGGCCGCGGTCAGCACGATGCGGATCTTCTTGTTGGCGGGGACGACCAGATGGTTGTCCACTTCCATCAGGTAGAACTCGCCCTTGGGCTCGCGGTTCTCGATCTGGGCGCGCGGCGTCGACAGCGTGGAGAGGAACTTGATGCCGGTGGCCGAGCCGTCGAGGTATTCGTAGCCCCACTTCCATTGATAGCCGGTGACCTTCACGGTGAGGTCGGCGCTGGAGGTGTCTTTCATCGCGACCACCGTCTTGGTGGCGGGCAACGCCATGGCGATGACGATGATGAACGGGATGACGGTCCAGGCAACTTCCACGCCTAGATGTTCATGGAAGGTCGCGGCCTTGTGACCACGCGATTTGCGGTGCGCCCAGATGGAGTAGAACATCACTCCGAAGACGCCGATGAAAATCACGATACAGATCGTGAGC includes these proteins:
- the coxB gene encoding cytochrome c oxidase subunit II; amino-acid sequence: MKKWRGILGACAMLIGSVAGAQVQDMPGGPKVNQLNLHEGVTAISRDIMWLHWMLLTICIVIFIGVFGVMFYSIWAHRKSRGHKAATFHEHLGVEVAWTVIPFIIVIAMALPATKTVVAMKDTSSADLTVKVTGYQWKWGYEYLDGSATGIKFLSTLSTPRAQIENREPKGEFYLMEVDNHLVVPANKKIRIVLTAADVIHSWMIPDFGVKQDAIPGFLRDTWFNADKPGIYRGQCAELCGKDHAFMPIVVEVMAQADYDKWVEDQKKKMAANADDPNKEWTEAELVARGEKVFAANCVACHQANGKGIPGSFPPLDGDKVVLGPKAEQINTVLKGKPGTAMAAFGGQLNDVEIAAVISYTRHAWSNAGKGQDPTVLPKDVAAAR